GGGGCGGGCGCTTGTGAACGGCGTGCCGTTGCGAGCGGAGAAGCTGGTCGGAAGCCCCGCGACGCCCAGCCGGCCGACGACGTTGATCCCGATATCGACTTCCGCCGATTTCTCCTGATCGAGCGTGTCCGTTACCGAGAGCTTGAGGGGGCCAACCTTCGTCAGGTCTCCGGGCGCGGTGCCCGTGATTGTGCCGGAAGCCGCGTTGAAGTTCGCCCATCCGGGCAGGGTCCCACCCGTGAGCGACCAGCTGAGCGCACCTCTCTGGCCGACAACCGAAGGCGCGGGCGTTGCGAATGGCTCATCAGCGTGGACGGAAACCGTTCCAGGCGCTCCGATCGTCAGCTTCGGGGCGATCTGGATAGACAGTGACACGCGCAACGTCGCCTGATCGGCCTCGTCACGGACTTCCAGGTTCGGAGCGAAATTACCTGAAAGGTTCGGAGTTCCACTGAGAGCACCATTGGCGGTGTTCAGGGTTAGGCCGGACGGGAGGTTGGACCTGGGAGCGATCGACCAGACGAGGGTTCCGATGGCTCCGTTGACCGTGACAGGTGCCATGCTGAACGGCCGCTCGATGCGTCCGCCGTAGCTCTGAGCCTGGTTCGCGACGGAAAGACCAGGGGTCGCGGTAATTGTGAAATTTGGGCTGGTGCTGACCGCGCCGTCGGCCTCAGTCCCCTTCAAGGACAGCGTCCAGGCTCCGGTCGCTACCGGCGTTCCGGTGATGGCGCCGGTGGCCGTATCCAGGACCGCCCAAGGAGGGAGCTCGCCACTGGAGACAGTCCATTCCATGGTCGTGACGGCGCCGGTAACGACCGGCTGAAGCGCCAAAGGCGCTCCGACACGAAGCGATTTGCTCGCGACCGCGATTTCAGCCGAGCTCTTCGTATTGAAGGTCAACGGAGAAAGCGTCGCCGTTCCGCCTGCGGAGTCCGTCAGGAGCAACGTGACCGTGTGGGTCGAGGCCTGAGTCGGGATGCCCGAGATGACGCCAGTCACCGCGTCGAGGGTTGCCCAGCTCGGCAGTGAGCCCGTTTCGACCGACCACGAGATCGTGCCCTTGGCGTTATAGACGCGTGGCGAATCCGTTGCGAACGCGACGCCGATGCGGGGGGTGTAGATCGTGTGATCCGACGAGGCCGAGAGGCCCGATCCGATGGCGATCGAGAAGGGTGCCGAGACAGCAGATCCTCCGGCAGCGTCCGTCATCCGAAGCGAAATGCCGGTGCTGGTTTCGATCTGGGTGGGGGTGCCGAAGATCTTGCCGGTGGTCGCGGATAGCGATGCCCAGCTTGGCAGGGTTCCGCTCTCGATCGTCCAATTCTGGACGCCGACAGCATTGGTCACGGAAGGCGACGCGGAGAAGCCCTCATCGCGGGCGCCGGGATACTCCGATGCCACGGTGATCTGGGGATCACCCATTACGGAGATCGTGAACGAGTTCGTCCGCGCCGTCGCCTGATCGAAGCTGTCCGTCAGCGTCAGGATCAGACCGGCGCTGGAAGCGGGTGCGGACAACGTGCCTGAGATGACGCCCGTCGCGCTGTTCAGGACGAGGCCGGAAGGGAGCGTTCCGGCCGTCAGCGTAAAGGAAGGCGAGCCAATCAAACCCGCCATGGTCGGAGCCGCGGAGGAGATTGGCGTATTGACGTGGAAGCCGAGGGAGCTCGGGACCGAAGCGGTGAGCGTCTGGCGCTTGACCGGGATCTTGAAGATCGTTGTCTGCGCGTTGGTCCCGTTCTCGTCCGTAACGCGGACACGCAGACCGCCGGTCTCTGTCAGCGCGTCCGGTGTGCCGCTGATGCGCCCGGTGGCTGGATCAAAGCTGGCCCAAGACGGAAGCGTTCCGGAAATGAGCGACCAGACCAAGGTTCCTCGGGCACCGCGCACGACTGGCGCCGGGGCAGTGAAAGGCGTGCCATAGGTAGCGGCAAGCTCCGCGGGGTAGGCCTCCATCGACAACGGCGACGGTGCGACCGTGATGGCGAATGCGTTGGTTGAGGTCGTGGCGCCGGTGGAGTCCTGACCGGAGAGAACAATCCCTTGGAAGGCCCCAACTGTGCTCGGAACGCCCGAAATGTGACCGGTCGTAGCATTCAGACCGAGGCCCGGGGGCAGCGTGCCGCTGCTGACAGACCACGTGACTGCACCCCTTGCGCCCACCACTGAAGGGCTCGCACCAAAAGTGCTCCCTTGAGTTGCCGTGAGGCTCGCGATCGAGGCCGAGAACACTGGTGCGTCGACGACGGAAATGGTGAACGGAGAGCTGCGACCGCCGCGACCAAACCGGTCCGTGACAATGAGGCTGATCGCCCCGCTCACTTCTGCCTGCGGCGGAACGCCGGAAATCACACCGCTCGTGGTGTTCAAGGTAGCCCAGGAGGGCAAGGTGCCCGAGTCGACAGCCCATGTCAGCGGAGCAAAGGCGTTGGCAACGGACGGGGCGGCAGCAAATTCCTGGCCCGTGGTTGCGATGCGCGAGGCCATGGAAACAGTCGGGCTGCTATCCGACGGCGCGATCGAGAAATCGAAGTAATTCGAGACGGCCGAATTTCCAACCTGGTCCGTCACAAGGATCGACAGGCCACTCAGGTCTCCCGAAACGGTCGGCAGGCCCGAGAAGCGGCCACGGAGCGTATCGAACGTGAGGCCCTCGGGAACCCGCCCCGTTGCAAGGGCATAGAACTGGCCGCCCTGCCCCCCAGATACGGTCGGAACTGCCGTCGTAATCTCTTCGGCGACCTTCGCCTGCAGCGTCTCCGGCATCGAGATCGCCATCGGCGCAGAGGGCGTTACAGCGATCGAGAATGTTGAGGAAATTGCCTGGGCATTGTCGGCGGAGTCGGTGGCGCGATAGGACAGGCCAGAAATTACCTCCGGAGACGCAGGGGTTCCCGCGATCGTGCCAGTCGCGGGCTCGAAGAGCGCCCAGCTCGGCAGCGAACCCGTCAGCGACCAGCTCACAGTGCCTTTGGCGCCGCTGACCGTGGGTGTGTACTTGAAGAACGTGTTGGTCGAGGCCGGAAGGCTCTCGGGGATCGCAGCGATCTCAAAGGCGATCGGCTCTTCTTCGGGACGAACATCGATCCGGAAATCGCGCGAAATCGCCCTTATGCCGTCCACCGAGTCGCGGACCTGGAGCGATGTCTGGACTGCCCCGACGGTCGTCGGGGTGCCGGAAACAATGCCTGTGACCGTGTCAATCGACAGCCCGGCGGGCAATCCGCCCGAGATCGACCAGGTGGGCGTCCCAATCAGGCCCTCGACCACGGGCGCAGCCATTGTGAAGGGTTTATTGACCCGGGCAGCCGGGACAGAGGGCGCCTCGATTTTAAGGCCCTTGACGATGTTGATCGTGGTCGGTGCGGAGGTTGCGGTTGCTCCGTCGAACAAGTCGACCACGGTGAACGTCACGCCTGGATAGGAGGCTATCCCGCCGACATCACCGAAGAGGGAGCCGTTAGAGTAGCTGAACTCGTAGCCGGGCACCGATCGCGACATCGACCAATAGCCGCCGGCGAGCAGGTTGCTCCCCTGCGGACGAACGAGAAGCTTGGCGCCCTGCCCCTGGCGGAAATTGTAGGTTGCGCTCACCGCGATCGTCGGCGCGTCTGCGACGTTGATCGAGACAGGAGCGGAGATGGTGGAGGCGCCGGTCGTGCTATCGACGACCTTGAGCGCGACGCCCGTGGCAGTTCCGGTGGAAACAGCGGTTCCTGAGATCGCACCAGTGCTGGAGTTGAGGGAAAGGCCAGCTGGCAGGGGTGTGCCCTCTTCGGACACCGTCCAGGTATAAGGCCCTGGCGTTCCGGTAGCAGTCGGACGGATCTCATTCATCGCGCGAGCGAGGCGAGCCGAGATCTTCGAGGGCAAGCCCGCGATGTTGATCGACGACGTGACCGCGATCGCAAACTCCGAAGAGGATCCGGTGGCGCCGTCGGCATCGGTCACCGAAAGCCGAAGGCCGGCATAAGTCCCCTGCTGACGCGGCGTGCCGCTGATCGAGCCCGTGTTGGGGTTGAGGCTCAGGCCAAGCGGAAGCTGGCCGGAAAGTGTCCAGGCCTGCGAACCGAACACAGGGCGCGCGTTGGGCCGCAACGCGAACTCGTCCCCGGTCTTGGCGGTGTAGCTCGGTGAAACCGTGATCGTCGGGACCGGCTGGACATCGATGATGAGCGATGGGCTTTCGCCCCACTTCCCGTTCGCGTCCACGCCTTTGAAGCGGGCCGCTTGCGAGGTCTGGATGGCGGTCGGAACACCCGAGATCAGGCCGGTGCCCGGGTTGAAGGTCAGTCCATCAGGAATCGCCGTTCCGATGCTGCTCCATGCGATCGTGCCGGTCGCATTCTGCGCGGTCAGCTGCAGCGAAAAGGGAACGCCGAGACGAGCCCGGACCTGCACGGGAAGATAGATGGCTAGATCGCCGGTGCCGCGAACGGGCCCCTCTTCGCCAGGCGTTCCGGGATTCGTCGGGGTCGCGACGCTCGACACAGCATGTCGGAAATAAAACGCCTGCTGGGCAAAAGCGCCCTGCGGGAGCGCAATCGCGACGGCCAGGACGGCACTGATGATACGGCGAAGCATTTTCTGCTCTGACCCCAAGAACCAGACACCAAAGTCCTTGATGTGTAACTGGCTTCCTTGCTCACTTCCATAGGCGCGAGCAGCGGGTCCACCAACCGCTTATGGATAATGGGGTTTTTCCAGCGGTCGGACGGAGGAATAGTCCGACATTCGAAGGAATTTTCAGGACTGATGATGGATTCGCTACGAGATTTGAAGGATTGAAGAAACAAGAACCACAGCGATTCGAGCGAATTCGTCGCGAAATGCGTTTGACGCAAGCAAGGATCGAGCGTGGGATCGATACCGCGCCGCATCGAAATCAGGGGTGTCGGACGGCTCAGCGAATTTCGACGCTGAAGGTGAAGGCGCCGGCGGCGCCGCGCGCGGCCCGGTATTCCATCGGCTCGCCGGCATAGTCGTAAGCGATGCGCGTCAACACCACCATTGGCTCGCCTGGTCGGGCGCCCGTGACGCCATCGGCCTCAGTCGCGCTGTCGATGGAAAGCGTTTCGACGACAGAGGCAACCAATTGGCTGCAGCTGGCCTCGTAGATTGGGTAAAGCAGGCCGTTCAGGGATCCCTCCCCGAGCTCCAGCAGTCCATGAAAGCGCTTCCGTGGGAGCCAGATGCGCTCGCTCAGCTCGGGCTTTCCACCAACGGAAGTCAGGCGCCGCAGCTCGATGACGTCCTGGACCTTGCGAAGCCGTAGTTTATCGAGGGTTGCCTGGGGCGGTTCTGGATCGACAAGCACCGCTGAAGCCTGGATAGGTCCGACACCAGTGATCGGATCAGGATATCCCTCTCCCGCGGCTTCGACTGGAAGGTTGGGGTCCCGAAAAGCCCTATAGAGTGACTTCTCGAAGCTTGGGCGTCTGATGAAGGTGCCTCGCCCTCTCGTCCGCACCAGTAGCCCATCGTCGACCAGAGTCTCGATTGCCTTGCGAATGGTGCCCATCGACACCTGAAGCTTCGAGGCAAGCTCTGTTTCTGGGGGAATTGCCGAACCGAACGCCCAATGGCCTTCCGCGATATGTTGCGCGAACTCATTTCGCAGGCGGATGTAAATGGGGATCCTGTGATCCAGCGCGTTTGGCATGGGTGCTTCGGTTTGAACGGCCGATTCTCCGAAAGGGAAACGGGCCAAAGGGGTAGTCGGTACGCTCGTACGTCAGCTTCCATCGGCTCTGGTCTACACGCCGGCACCTCGGTCTCTGGCCTACTTGAGCGGTTGTTGCCGAGGAACCGTCCGTTGCCAAGCCCTCCTGGGTAGTACCTGGAAAGAGGGATGGCGCCTCAGCCCGTGAGACATCGCCGGAAACGCGGGATTCACATGGGGTTTGGCGGATCGATTGCGAGCGCAGGACCGTTCTACGATAATCCTTGAAAGACACGGATTTTTGTTAGCGTGTCCTTCGAGCGACACCCCGAAGGGTGACATGGTACCGCTCATTCCGTGTCGCGAAACCAGTCCGGCTGATTCGCCTAAGGTCGTAGAGCCGTCGTCAGACGGTGTTCGAGCTGACCCAGGTCCACATGGCGCTTGAATTTGGCAAGCAAGGCCTTGTTCCAGGTATCGGCCGTGCCGCCTGGTTTCAGTCCCGCTCGAAGGGCAAGCGTTTCCCCGGGCCAGAAACGGTGATCGCCACCCGCGCCGAAAGTGAAGGCAAGGATCGCATCGGAGGCAGCCACCCGTGTGTTGCGTTCCTTGAACCCGCGATAGGTCGCGGTCATCGCGCCCTTCTCGGTGGCACGCGAAAGCTCCGCGAGGCTGTCGATCCCACAGGCCCTGCTAAATGCCTCGTGGTAGAAGTTCGCGGTGCGACCGTCGCCACGATCGGCATAGGCACTTCCCTGCCAGGGCGCGGGCAGATGCAGCTGGAGCTCTGTCACCACATCCTCAAGGAAGAGCGTCACGGCGACGTGGTCCGCGAAAGCGGCGCCTCCCGAGATCAGCCTGGTCGCCCCAACGTCGCGCACCATGACGCGCGCCTCGGCGCACATCTCCGCGTACAAGTCCGGGGTCATTCGATCGGCATCGTCGCGCCGACCAGCTGAGCCAATGATAGCGAGATGCATCGCAAGTCCGACCGGAAAGTTGAGCTCCTGAGATCCTACTGGGCAACGCTGAAATTGGCACGCTCCTTCTCCATCGACGGCGGAAATCTGGGATGGCCATCCACGGGCGATTGATGGATTACTCATTTTATCCTTGTTCCAGTCGCGAACCGATCCTAGTCCTTTATCTCCGGGAGATTGATAGCCGCAGCGGCGCTCTCCTGATTGAACCGGATCGGACGATCCATTCCTTTCGAGCTGACCGTTTTCAGCTCTCTCACCGTAGGCCCACAGCGCCAACGCAAAACGCGAGACTACGGAATGAAATTTTCACGCATCATGCTCACGGCGATCGCTGGCCTGTCTCTCGCAGGCTGCGCGCAGACCCGTGTCCAGACCGCAGCCGTTGCGGAGCCGGCTCCCCAGGCCGTCAAGGCCAGCAGCAACACGGTCGGCAAAGTCGCCCGCACGCCGGTCCACGACCTCGTTACCAAGGTCGCTGAGCGCAAGCAGGTTCCTGTTGCGCTGGCTCATGCCATCGTTCGCCAGGAGAGCAACTACAACCCGTCCGCCGTCGGACGCGGTGGTCCGCTCGGCCTCACCCAGATCAAATGCCAGACGGCGCGTGGTCTCGGCTTCAAGGGCGATTGCTCCCAACTGAAGGATGCCGAGACCAACCTGGTCTGGGGCCTGGAGCATCTCCACCGCGCGATCCGCCGCGGTGGCGCCTCCTGCAAGGGCGTTGCGCTGCACCAGATGGGGCTCTACGCCACGCCCCGCTGCACCGCTTATGGCAGCGAGGTCATGACGATCGCAGCGAACTTCTCGCGGACAGGTGTCGCTTCGAAGTGACTCGTCGCGACAGATCAATTCCGAGGGGTTTCGTGGCGCTTGGATTTGAACTTTGATGCTCGCCATGCTCGGACGCCTCATCTTTTCCGTCCTCGTTGTCGCGGGGCTCATCACTGGTGTGGTGCTGTTCTCGTTTCCGCGAGAGGAGGTCAAGCCGGCTTCGCTCTCTCCCGAGAACGCCTTCCTCAAGTCGATCCGGACGGCGCTTGCTGAGCGGGGGCAGTCGCGGGAGGTCTATATCGACCTGACCGAGAAGGTGCGGCCGCATTTCGAAGCGAAGTCGCTTGAGGCGATGATTGAGGACATCCGCGCCGTGGCGGCAGCAACCGGCGAGATCAGCTCAGTCCCGCTCAACCCGGATGGCATCGCCAATCTGCTTCGCAGTGGTCAGGAGGTCGCTCTAGGCTTCAACCGATCGCAAATACGCGCGCTCGCCGGAACGTCCGAGGGTCTCGCGAGCGAGGATCGCATGCTCATCCGCCTTCGCGGAGGGAGCTACTCACACCCGCGGGTGGAGTTCGCTTCCCTCCGCGATACCCGTGTTTATCCCTGACGCCCGAGACTAAAATGACTGATATCGATCGCGCTCCGCCGAGCCGCGTCCGCACGCTTCTGACCCGGGCCGTGATGGCTCTGGGTGTTCTCGGCTTTGCCGCCTATCTGATCGACGACCTCTACGGTCTCAGCAAGCTTGGCGACAAGGTCATGGAGATTGTCGGGAACGTCCTCGCGGCCTTGTTCCTCCTTACGGTGGTCAAGCTCCTGTGCGAGATGTATTGGCCCTGGATTCGCCTCAAGCTGATCTGGATGGTGACTCTCGCCGGTGTCTGGGCCTGGTGGCGGATTGGCGGCTACTGAGCGTTTCTATCGAACTTCGACCGAGGCGCCGGCGCTCACGAGCTCGTAGAGCTGGGTGACATGGGCATTGTGCATCCGGAAGCAGCCGCTGGAGGCCGCTCGACCGATTGATCCCGGTGCGTTTGTGCCGTGGATGCGGAGAGCGCCCTCGGCGAGATAGATTGCTCTGATGCCAAGAGGGTTGCCGGGCCCAGGGGCGACATAAGCCGGTAGCCGCGGGTTCTCGGCCCGCATCGATTCCGTCGGCCGCCACGGTGGGTTCTTCGCCTTGTTGATGACACGAGTGCGGCCGAACCATTGGCGCCCCTCGCGCCCGACGGCGATCGGCCAGATGTGGGCCTCACCATCCGCCCGAACGAAGTAGAGCAGCCGTTCGCGGGTGTTGATGACGATCGACCCGGGCCGACCGGGCCCGTCATAGGCATAGACCAGCTGCGCGGACGCCGGCTGGGCGAGCGCGAACATAAGGATTGCGGCGAGAAGCAGAAGCGTGAGCATCCTGCGACTATGCCTCGAGGCCGTGCATGGTGGAATTTATTTGGGTGCCGCTTGTGGCAGGCGTCCCGTGGCGGCATTTTCAGAGCAAGCCGGATCGGCCCAGATCAAGGAATTTCCCAATGCCGCATCCCGAGCTCCACCGTCTGCCGGATGGCGCGATCTACCGCATGATCACCGACCGCGTGCAGTTCGAGGACCGCATCCAGCTGGAGTTCTCGGATCCGATCCGCTGCCTTCGCGTCGAAGACGGTGTACTGCAGCAGGGCCGCGGTGACGTGATCCCCCACGAGGAGTTCAATGCCGATGCCTTCCGGTGCACCGATGAGGGTATTCCTGTGCTTCCGGTCGACACGCCGGTCTCCTGGCAGCTCGAAGCGCTCCGCGAGGCAGCAAAAACCATCCAGCCTGCGCCGGAGCTTGGCGCCCACTTCGCCGATATCGCGGCAATGCGGCAGCGGATGCCTGCGCTCGAAGAGATGGACCCACAGACGCGCAACGATGCGCTGACCTATGATGCGCTCATGCTCGATGTGAAGGACACGCGCGTCCCACAGAAGTACATCGGGGAGGTAACCTCTCGGGCTCCCGAGAAGGCGGAGCTTGATCCGGTGCTCCAGCGTATCGACCGCGAGACGCGCGTTGCGCCCGAGGAATGGCAGCGGCTCATCGACATGCCCCGGTATCAGACCGAGCCACTGCGGGCGATTGCGCGGGCAATGCTCGCTCCTGTTCTCGGGAATGCCGCAGACCTGGAAGACATGAGACTCCTGAGAATGATGCCGAACGAGGTCGAGCGATCGGCTGCCTTGAAGCGTTGGGTCCGCAACTCGGATGAGAGCCGTGAGCTTGCGCCCTTCAGCCATCCGAGCTTTCCCGGTTATGTGACCGGAGTTCCGTTGTTCGCCGAGAAGGATGGTGTCGGCATCGTCTTTTTCGACGATCATCACGCTTCATACGCCTATGCGTTCGCGACCGACCCGGAGCTCAAGCTCGAACTCAAGGATGACGAGCCGCCGGCGCCGCGCTTCTTCTGATGGACCTCGATCTGCCAGGGACGCTGCAGGAGGCAAACGAGATCGTTCGCTCCGTTAGGCCAGATCTGCAGATCGATACCGTCTGCATTCTCGTTCAGACGGCCGCAGCCGGCCTCCTGGGATTCGGGCCAAAGGATGTGCGCGTCGGCGCCCTGTATTGGCCCACAGGCTTCCCAGACGATTTCGACTTGGCGATCCGCGGCGGCTGGGGACTGGCCGGCGTCAATCACGATCGGGGCGAGTTCTACCTCGACCCGTCCCTCATGGACGACGATGGCGGCTATAACGGGCACGCCTGGATCGAGAGCGAGCCCGGTCATGCGCTCGACGTGATGTATGGTTGGGACGGCCCCGAGAACGAGATGGACGAGGAGCTCAAAACCGTGCGGCGCTATCTCAGGCGCGAGGATCTCGAACGCCAAGTGAAGCGCTTCTGGCGAGCGGACATCGAGCGGGTCTTTACCGTCGCTACGTCTCGACCGGGGCCGGTGCCGAGCTTCGGCCGCTAGCGACTGACTTCCGGCTTTCATCCGCCCGCCCTAGCCTTCTCGGCATCTCAGATCGAAGGACCGCACGAGATGGAATGGGATCAACTGGATTCGAAGACTTGGCACCGCCCGATGACGGCGATGACAGTCGAAACGTTCCTCTCGGGCGAAACCGGCTCCGCCTTCATCAATCAGGACGGCGGGAAGTTTTGGCTCTCGATTCCCGACCAGGCCGGCCAGTCGCCCTTCGAGACCCTCGCGGCCGCACAAGTTGCTGGCGATCGCCTCATGGCAGAGCTCGATGCCAAGCAGGCCTCCGAAATCGCCCGCAATGAAGGCCTCGACGAAGACTGGTCCTTCCAGCTCGATCGCGATCTGCCGACGTTCGTCTCCGCCGCCGGCTTCGAGCTGACGCGCATGAAGCGCGGCGAGTGGGCTGTCTTCGAAGGAGATGAGGAGATCCTGAAGGCGCCGACGGCCGCAGACGCAGCCTCTCAGCTCGCGGCTCGGAATTCCTTCGCACCGTCGATCTAGGCGACTTGGCCCGCGGATTCTATCGCGGGCATCAAGGATCGATTCACCTATCCACAGTGCGCGTCCGTTGGATCGAGATCCAGGGGCTTGCTCCGCCGCCCGAATTATGTTCCTTATCTGTTCTATCGCAACGCCATGAAGGAGACTGTGACATGGCCCACAACGCAGCCCTGATGGCGAAATCGCTCCGAGACGGCAAAGAGCTCCCGAAGCTCTCGTTTCAGTCCGTATTCTCTGGAGATTACCGCGATGTTTTCCGATTTTACCGGGGCCGAAGCGCCCGCCGAGACTGACCAAGCCCGCGACCCTTGGACGACCGATCCAATTCTGGCGGGATCGATGTTGGCGCAGGCTGACGTCGCCGCGCGAGACGAGCTGATAGCGTTTTTCGCAGCGGCCTCAGCTATCCCCAGGCCACAAGGTCAATCGCAGCCATTCATGGTTGCGGCCTGAACAATCCTTCCGGGCGGAGCACTTCCGCCCGGATTTCTCCTTGCCCAATTTTCGTATTCCTTCGATATTCGATTCAAGGTTCAAATCGAAGGGTGTCGGGGAAGGCAATGAGCGGATCAGATCGTCGCGGGAAAGGGCATTGGGCCGATGTGGCCGTCGCTTCACACCGCGCGCTCCGCCACTTCGACGATTTCATCCATCCGCTGCTCAAGCAGGCAGGACTCGGCAACATGGCCGTGGCCAACGTCATTTTCCTGCTCAGCCTCGACAAGGGCCCGAAAAGGGTCGTCGACCTGATCAAGGACGAGAATATCGCCGGTTCGAACGTCTCCTACGCGATCGCGTCGCTCGTGGAGTGCGAGCTCGCTGTGCGCGAATCCGATCCCAAGGACAAGCGCGTCCGCGTCGTGACCCTGACCGAGCGCGGGCAGAGCCTGGCGGCCTCAATCCGCCGCGCGACGAGTGGCGACGCCGGTCAGATCGGCGCCGCGCTCAAGGGCGTCACGCATTTCGAGAACCACTGCTCGACAGGCATGCGCCGCCTAGCGCATGCCGCCGGGTAGAGGCCGGCGCGCCTGGGCGCTCCTAAAGGGCAGCGGGGCGGTAGGCTGGTCATCGCCGTCATCGTCGTAACCCGGCGC
The window above is part of the Hyphomicrobiales bacterium genome. Proteins encoded here:
- a CDS encoding YkuD domain-containing protein, producing the protein MLTLLLLAAILMFALAQPASAQLVYAYDGPGRPGSIVINTRERLLYFVRADGEAHIWPIAVGREGRQWFGRTRVINKAKNPPWRPTESMRAENPRLPAYVAPGPGNPLGIRAIYLAEGALRIHGTNAPGSIGRAASSGCFRMHNAHVTQLYELVSAGASVEVR
- a CDS encoding conserved hypothetical protein (Evidence 4 : Unknown function but conserved in other organisms); its protein translation is MDLDLPGTLQEANEIVRSVRPDLQIDTVCILVQTAAAGLLGFGPKDVRVGALYWPTGFPDDFDLAIRGGWGLAGVNHDRGEFYLDPSLMDDDGGYNGHAWIESEPGHALDVMYGWDGPENEMDEELKTVRRYLRREDLERQVKRFWRADIERVFTVATSRPGPVPSFGR
- a CDS encoding conserved hypothetical protein (Evidence 4 : Unknown function but conserved in other organisms), which produces MLAMLGRLIFSVLVVAGLITGVVLFSFPREEVKPASLSPENAFLKSIRTALAERGQSREVYIDLTEKVRPHFEAKSLEAMIEDIRAVAAATGEISSVPLNPDGIANLLRSGQEVALGFNRSQIRALAGTSEGLASEDRMLIRLRGGSYSHPRVEFASLRDTRVYP
- a CDS encoding SLT domain-containing protein, whose amino-acid sequence is MKFSRIMLTAIAGLSLAGCAQTRVQTAAVAEPAPQAVKASSNTVGKVARTPVHDLVTKVAERKQVPVALAHAIVRQESNYNPSAVGRGGPLGLTQIKCQTARGLGFKGDCSQLKDAETNLVWGLEHLHRAIRRGGASCKGVALHQMGLYATPRCTAYGSEVMTIAANFSRTGVASK
- a CDS encoding conserved hypothetical protein (Evidence 4 : Unknown function but conserved in other organisms); translation: MHLAIIGSAGRRDDADRMTPDLYAEMCAEARVMVRDVGATRLISGGAAFADHVAVTLFLEDVVTELQLHLPAPWQGSAYADRGDGRTANFYHEAFSRACGIDSLAELSRATEKGAMTATYRGFKERNTRVAASDAILAFTFGAGGDHRFWPGETLALRAGLKPGGTADTWNKALLAKFKRHVDLGQLEHRLTTALRP
- a CDS encoding conserved membrane hypothetical protein (Evidence 4 : Unknown function but conserved in other organisms), which produces MTDIDRAPPSRVRTLLTRAVMALGVLGFAAYLIDDLYGLSKLGDKVMEIVGNVLAALFLLTVVKLLCEMYWPWIRLKLIWMVTLAGVWAWWRIGGY
- a CDS encoding HTH marR-type domain-containing protein, coding for MSGSDRRGKGHWADVAVASHRALRHFDDFIHPLLKQAGLGNMAVANVIFLLSLDKGPKRVVDLIKDENIAGSNVSYAIASLVECELAVRESDPKDKRVRVVTLTERGQSLAASIRRATSGDAGQIGAALKGVTHFENHCSTGMRRLAHAAG
- a CDS encoding hypothetical protein (Evidence 5 : Unknown function) → MARGFYRGHQGSIHLSTVRVRWIEIQGLAPPPELCSLSVLSQRHEGDCDMAHNAALMAKSLRDGKELPKLSFQSVFSGDYRDVFRFYRGRSARRD
- a CDS encoding conserved hypothetical protein (Evidence 4 : Unknown function but conserved in other organisms) encodes the protein MEWDQLDSKTWHRPMTAMTVETFLSGETGSAFINQDGGKFWLSIPDQAGQSPFETLAAAQVAGDRLMAELDAKQASEIARNEGLDEDWSFQLDRDLPTFVSAAGFELTRMKRGEWAVFEGDEEILKAPTAADAASQLAARNSFAPSI
- a CDS encoding conserved hypothetical protein (Evidence 4 : Unknown function but conserved in other organisms); its protein translation is MPHPELHRLPDGAIYRMITDRVQFEDRIQLEFSDPIRCLRVEDGVLQQGRGDVIPHEEFNADAFRCTDEGIPVLPVDTPVSWQLEALREAAKTIQPAPELGAHFADIAAMRQRMPALEEMDPQTRNDALTYDALMLDVKDTRVPQKYIGEVTSRAPEKAELDPVLQRIDRETRVAPEEWQRLIDMPRYQTEPLRAIARAMLAPVLGNAADLEDMRLLRMMPNEVERSAALKRWVRNSDESRELAPFSHPSFPGYVTGVPLFAEKDGVGIVFFDDHHASYAYAFATDPELKLELKDDEPPAPRFF
- a CDS encoding conserved hypothetical protein (Evidence 4 : Unknown function but conserved in other organisms) produces the protein MFSDFTGAEAPAETDQARDPWTTDPILAGSMLAQADVAARDELIAFFAAASAIPRPQGQSQPFMVAA
- a CDS encoding Transcriptional regulator, GntR family; this encodes MGTIRKAIETLVDDGLLVRTRGRGTFIRRPSFEKSLYRAFRDPNLPVEAAGEGYPDPITGVGPIQASAVLVDPEPPQATLDKLRLRKVQDVIELRRLTSVGGKPELSERIWLPRKRFHGLLELGEGSLNGLLYPIYEASCSQLVASVVETLSIDSATEADGVTGARPGEPMVVLTRIAYDYAGEPMEYRAARGAAGAFTFSVEIR